In Candidatus Hydrogenedentota bacterium, the DNA window CATCGCGATAATCGCGGCAATCGCCATTCCGAACCTGCTCCGCTCGCGCATGAGCGCCAACGAGGCGAGCGCCTCGGGTTGCATGCGCACGATTTCCACTGGCCAGGCGGCGTTTCAGACCGCGGCCTTTGTCGATAGCGACGGCAATGGGCAGGGCGACTACGGCACGCTGGCCCAGCTTGCGGACCCCGATGGCGGCGGCAGTACGCCCCCGTTCATCGACACCGTCCTCGGCTCGGGCAACAAGGAAGGCTACGTCTATACCGTGGCCGTAACGCTTGGCGCCGCCGCAGTGACCCCTTCGTACACTTGCACGGCAGTACCGTCGGCATCCGGGCGTACCGGGTATCGTCAGTACTTTGTAGACGAGTCTGGAGTAATTCGATTCACCAGTGACGGGAGCGCGGTAAGCGTGGCTTCGCCTCCCTTGAACTAAAGTTCTTCTCCCCACCCACCCACACCGCACCTGACGGCCGGGGGCCTTGGCTCCTTCACCCCGGCCGTCAACCTCTTTTTGGGGCTGTAGTTCATCCAATCGGACTGTTCCAGATTCAATAAGAATGGAACTTCAGTCCAAAATGGAACATATTGGTTTCCGCTGAAGCGAGTTTTTGTCCATACTCGGGGTACAATTGGGAAAACTGCGTACGGCGTCGCCGCTGGAGGGGCGGCGAAGTAGTTGGAGGTGCGTCATGGAGCAAACAGGGGGCGCCGGAAGGCGCAGCTTGGCGTTGTTGGGGTCTTATGTGCCGCGCCGATGCGGAATAGCGACGTTCACGAAGGATCT includes these proteins:
- a CDS encoding prepilin-type N-terminal cleavage/methylation domain-containing protein is translated as MTRRTGFTLIELMIVVAIIAIIAAIAIPNLLRSRMSANEASASGCMRTISTGQAAFQTAAFVDSDGNGQGDYGTLAQLADPDGGGSTPPFIDTVLGSGNKEGYVYTVAVTLGAAAVTPSYTCTAVPSASGRTGYRQYFVDESGVIRFTSDGSAVSVASPPLN